One window of the Brevundimonas goettingensis genome contains the following:
- a CDS encoding metal-dependent hydrolase family protein, with amino-acid sequence MTKVSVALGLMCLAFGGSVAAQTPTAPTNSPDTGTTFVQVGRLLADPSTGVVQRDKTLVIAGNKVVDIRDGFVGGGPEGGLVVDLRDEFVLPGLIDSHVHLTSQQGAGSRLDQVTQSDADQAMVGAGYARKTLMAGFTTVADLGASNEAIFALRNAVRRGDVPGPRIIAAGSAVSIHGGHGDVNGFSEDIMHILSPESVCSGADDCMRAVRLQVRSGADIIKITATGGVLSNTAAGLAQQFTDEELAAIVGAAHRMGRQVTAHAHGTDGINAFLRAGGDSIEHGTYLDDESIRLFHREGVWLVPTLMAGDFVYRIASGPNNFFTPAQTAKALEAGPKMLDMARRAHEGGVRIAFGTDTGVSAHGDNAGEFALLVRAGLTPLEAVQTATVGAAEHLRISNEAGRIAVGMPADLVGVHGDPLSDVTTLEHMAFVMKGGVVYRED; translated from the coding sequence ATGACCAAGGTGAGCGTAGCCTTAGGGCTAATGTGTCTGGCGTTTGGCGGAAGCGTCGCCGCGCAAACCCCCACGGCCCCGACCAATTCTCCTGATACGGGAACTACGTTCGTTCAAGTGGGGCGGCTTTTGGCCGATCCGTCCACCGGCGTTGTGCAGCGCGATAAAACTCTCGTGATCGCAGGGAACAAAGTCGTGGATATCCGCGACGGCTTCGTCGGCGGGGGCCCGGAAGGGGGTCTGGTCGTCGATCTGCGCGACGAATTCGTCCTGCCGGGACTCATCGACAGCCATGTCCACCTGACCAGCCAGCAGGGTGCCGGCAGCCGGCTGGATCAGGTGACCCAGTCCGACGCCGATCAGGCGATGGTCGGCGCGGGCTATGCGCGCAAGACCCTGATGGCGGGCTTCACCACCGTCGCCGATCTGGGGGCCTCGAACGAGGCCATCTTCGCCTTGAGGAACGCCGTGAGGCGCGGCGACGTGCCGGGGCCGCGCATCATCGCGGCGGGCTCGGCGGTGTCGATCCACGGCGGGCACGGCGACGTCAACGGCTTCAGCGAAGACATCATGCACATCCTGTCGCCCGAGAGCGTCTGCTCCGGCGCCGACGACTGCATGCGCGCCGTGCGGCTTCAGGTTCGGTCGGGGGCCGACATCATCAAGATCACCGCCACGGGCGGGGTGCTGTCCAACACCGCCGCGGGCCTGGCCCAGCAGTTCACCGACGAGGAGTTGGCCGCCATCGTGGGCGCCGCCCACCGCATGGGCCGTCAGGTCACCGCCCACGCCCACGGCACGGACGGCATCAACGCCTTCCTGCGCGCCGGCGGCGACTCGATCGAGCACGGCACCTATCTGGACGACGAGTCGATCCGGCTGTTTCATCGTGAAGGCGTCTGGTTGGTGCCGACCCTGATGGCGGGCGATTTCGTCTATCGAATCGCGTCCGGGCCCAACAATTTCTTCACCCCGGCCCAGACCGCCAAGGCTCTGGAAGCGGGCCCGAAGATGCTCGACATGGCGCGCAGAGCCCATGAGGGCGGGGTGCGGATCGCGTTTGGAACCGACACGGGCGTTTCGGCGCACGGCGACAACGCCGGGGAGTTCGCGCTTCTGGTGCGGGCCGGGCTGACGCCGCTGGAGGCGGTGCAGACGGCGACGGTCGGGGCGGCCGAGCATCTGCGCATCTCGAACGAGGCGGGCAGGATCGCGGTCGGGATGCCGGCGGATCTCGTCGGCGTCCACGGCGATCCGCTGAGCGACGTCACGACGCTTGAGCATATGGCCTTCGTGATGAAGGGCGGGGTCGTCTACCGCGAGGACTGA
- a CDS encoding murein L,D-transpeptidase catalytic domain-containing protein yields the protein MRLSRRGLILGGSAMLAGCATNQAVQAPVQLAQASVPVPPPAPRVVVQPTQYTPPPLDPYRQVRPELMQRAMQALDVHHDRLPLRDRMYLVDFQKFSGEERLYEVDLYSGQVKAFRTCHGRGSDPQHSGYARNFSNTPESFMSSVGAYATAGASWGASQGPNVLLDGLEYTNNMARERAIIVHGANYADPDFLAREGKLGRSYGCFSTAHTDLPALRERMGTGRLLFAWA from the coding sequence ATGCGGCTTTCGAGACGAGGCCTTATTCTGGGCGGATCGGCGATGCTCGCCGGTTGCGCCACCAACCAGGCCGTTCAGGCCCCGGTTCAGCTCGCACAGGCCTCCGTCCCGGTTCCGCCTCCCGCGCCGCGCGTGGTGGTTCAGCCGACGCAGTACACGCCGCCGCCGCTGGATCCCTATCGTCAGGTCCGGCCCGAGCTGATGCAGCGCGCCATGCAGGCCCTGGACGTGCACCACGACCGCCTGCCGCTGCGCGACCGCATGTATTTGGTCGATTTCCAGAAATTCTCGGGCGAGGAGCGTCTGTACGAGGTCGATCTGTACAGCGGTCAGGTCAAGGCCTTCCGCACCTGCCACGGCCGCGGCTCGGACCCCCAGCACTCGGGTTACGCCCGCAACTTCTCCAACACCCCGGAAAGCTTCATGTCCTCGGTCGGCGCATACGCCACCGCCGGCGCCAGCTGGGGCGCGTCTCAGGGCCCGAACGTGCTGCTGGACGGGCTGGAGTACACCAACAACATGGCCCGCGAGCGCGCCATCATCGTCCACGGCGCCAACTATGCCGATCCGGACTTCCTGGCCCGCGAAGGCAAGCTGGGTCGCAGCTATGGCTGCTTCTCCACCGCCCACACCGATCTGCCCGCCCTGCGCGAGCGCATGGGCACGGGCCGCCTGCTGTTCGCCTGGGCTTAA
- the purD gene encoding phosphoribosylamine--glycine ligase — translation MNILLVGSGGREHALAWKIAASPLTKRLVIAPGNPGMEKLGELRGDLKADDADGLAALAREIKADLVVVGPELALAAGLADRLAAAGIPCFGPTQKAAQLETSKAFSKGFLERHEIPTAGYGVYDRVADARAALNVFKPPYVIKADGLAAGKGVAISPDKPDAEAEIERMLGGRFGTAGARVVIEEFMDGEEGSLFALCDGQRAVLFGGAQDHKRAFDGDTGPNTGGMGAYSPAPVFTPELVETVERDIVAPTMTGMASEGAPYRGVLYVGLMATAEGPKVVEYNARFGDPECQVLMMRLAGDIVPVLLACARGDVSKVTPPAFKPQTVICVVMAAKGYPDSPLEGSIIRGAEQDFGPHVQVFHAGTKRRPDGQLVAAGGRVLNVCAEGDDIAQARERAYEAVRKIDWPGGFSRSDIGWRALDRE, via the coding sequence ATGAACATCCTGCTTGTCGGATCGGGAGGGCGCGAACACGCCCTGGCCTGGAAAATCGCCGCGTCGCCGCTGACGAAGCGACTGGTGATCGCGCCCGGCAATCCGGGGATGGAGAAACTCGGCGAGCTGCGCGGCGACCTGAAGGCCGACGACGCCGACGGCCTGGCCGCCCTGGCGCGCGAGATCAAGGCGGACCTGGTCGTGGTCGGGCCCGAGCTGGCCCTGGCCGCCGGCCTCGCCGACCGTCTGGCGGCGGCGGGCATTCCCTGTTTCGGCCCGACCCAGAAGGCGGCCCAGCTTGAAACCTCCAAGGCCTTCTCCAAGGGCTTCCTCGAGCGGCACGAGATCCCGACGGCCGGCTACGGCGTCTATGACCGCGTCGCCGACGCCCGCGCGGCCCTGAACGTCTTCAAGCCCCCGTATGTGATCAAGGCCGACGGCCTGGCCGCCGGCAAGGGGGTGGCCATCAGCCCCGACAAGCCCGACGCCGAGGCCGAGATCGAGCGCATGCTGGGCGGCCGCTTCGGCACGGCCGGCGCCCGCGTGGTCATCGAGGAGTTCATGGACGGGGAGGAGGGCTCCCTCTTCGCCCTGTGCGACGGTCAGCGCGCGGTGCTGTTCGGCGGCGCCCAGGACCACAAGCGCGCCTTTGACGGCGACACCGGCCCCAACACCGGCGGCATGGGCGCCTATTCGCCCGCGCCCGTCTTCACGCCCGAACTGGTCGAGACGGTCGAGCGCGATATCGTCGCCCCGACCATGACCGGCATGGCCTCCGAGGGCGCGCCCTATCGCGGCGTTCTCTACGTGGGTCTGATGGCCACGGCCGAAGGGCCCAAGGTCGTCGAATACAACGCCCGTTTCGGCGATCCGGAGTGCCAGGTGCTGATGATGCGGCTGGCCGGGGACATCGTGCCCGTGCTGCTGGCCTGCGCGCGCGGCGATGTGTCGAAGGTCACGCCGCCCGCCTTCAAGCCCCAGACGGTGATCTGCGTCGTCATGGCCGCCAAGGGCTATCCGGACAGCCCGCTGGAAGGCTCGATCATCCGCGGCGCCGAGCAGGATTTCGGCCCGCACGTTCAGGTCTTTCACGCCGGCACCAAGCGCCGTCCGGACGGCCAGCTGGTCGCCGCCGGCGGCCGCGTGCTCAACGTCTGCGCCGAGGGCGACGACATCGCCCAGGCCCGCGAACGCGCCTATGAGGCGGTGCGCAAGATCGACTGGCCGGGCGGTTTCAGCCGCTCCGACATCGGCTGGCGCGCGTTGGACAGAGAGTAG
- the xseA gene encoding exodeoxyribonuclease VII large subunit — translation MSDDSYVFEGPAEAPQPARDNNPPLSISELSFALKRTLEDRFGHVRLRGEVSKVNRHASGHVYLTLKDDKSAIDGVIWKGSVRGLGVQPESGLEVIVTGKITSYPARSSYQIVIESMEAAGAGALLAQLERLKVKLSGEGLFDVGRKKPVPTFPATIGVITSPTGAVIRDILHRIAERWPCRVIVWPVVVQGDAASGQVANAIRGFDAMSPGGAMPRPDLLIVARGGGSVEDLWCFNDEALARTVAAATIPIISAVGHETDTTLIDFVSDRRAPTPTGAAEIATPVLSDLRFAVADLERRLDRAGSRLLEDRRTRLRAVARGLPARPEELVAVAQQRLDHASSRLASGLQRNADLHERRLVATGGRLSRALLDRAIERRSDRLDGVAARLAVPIPRRLERARDQLNGLSRALASLDPKKPKPGFARIDDETGKMIASAAALSPGQSVTLVFPDGSKGARIDGGDEAASPAPVARPKPAPRPKAGPVDQGDLF, via the coding sequence ATGAGCGACGACTCCTATGTTTTCGAAGGCCCCGCGGAGGCGCCCCAGCCCGCGCGGGACAATAATCCGCCCCTGTCGATCAGCGAGCTGTCGTTCGCGCTGAAGCGCACGCTCGAGGACCGGTTCGGCCATGTCCGGCTGCGGGGCGAGGTGTCCAAGGTCAATCGCCACGCCTCGGGCCACGTCTATCTGACGCTGAAGGACGACAAGTCGGCCATCGACGGCGTCATCTGGAAGGGGTCGGTGCGCGGCCTCGGCGTCCAGCCGGAGAGCGGTCTGGAAGTCATCGTCACCGGCAAGATCACCTCCTATCCGGCGCGGTCGTCGTACCAGATCGTGATCGAATCGATGGAGGCGGCGGGCGCCGGCGCCCTGCTGGCCCAGCTGGAGCGACTGAAGGTCAAGCTCAGCGGCGAAGGCCTGTTCGACGTCGGGCGCAAGAAGCCCGTCCCGACCTTCCCCGCGACCATCGGGGTGATCACCAGCCCGACCGGCGCCGTGATCCGCGACATCCTGCACCGCATCGCCGAACGCTGGCCGTGCCGGGTCATCGTCTGGCCTGTGGTGGTTCAGGGCGACGCCGCCTCGGGTCAGGTCGCCAACGCCATTCGCGGCTTCGATGCGATGAGCCCGGGCGGCGCCATGCCCCGCCCGGACCTGCTGATCGTGGCGCGCGGCGGCGGCTCGGTCGAGGACCTGTGGTGCTTCAACGACGAGGCCCTGGCCCGGACGGTGGCGGCGGCGACCATCCCGATCATCTCGGCCGTGGGGCACGAGACCGACACCACACTGATCGACTTCGTTTCCGACCGGCGCGCGCCGACGCCGACGGGCGCGGCCGAGATCGCGACCCCCGTGCTGTCCGACCTCCGCTTCGCCGTCGCCGATCTGGAGCGGCGGCTGGACCGGGCCGGATCGCGGCTGCTGGAGGACCGACGCACGCGCCTCAGGGCCGTGGCGCGGGGCCTGCCCGCCCGCCCCGAGGAGCTGGTGGCGGTGGCCCAGCAGCGTCTGGACCATGCCTCGAGCCGTCTGGCCTCGGGCCTGCAGCGGAACGCCGACCTGCACGAGCGCCGTCTGGTCGCGACGGGCGGCCGCCTGAGCCGCGCCCTGCTCGACCGGGCCATCGAGCGCCGTAGCGACCGGCTGGACGGCGTCGCCGCCCGGCTGGCGGTTCCGATCCCGCGTCGTCTGGAGCGGGCGCGAGACCAACTCAACGGCCTGTCGCGCGCCCTGGCCAGCCTTGACCCCAAGAAGCCCAAGCCCGGCTTCGCCCGCATCGACGACGAGACGGGCAAAATGATCGCCAGCGCCGCCGCCCTGTCGCCCGGCCAGTCGGTGACGCTCGTCTTCCCGGATGGCTCGAAGGGCGCAAGGATCGATGGCGGGGATGAGGCGGCCTCCCCGGCTCCCGTCGCGCGACCGAAGCCCGCTCCGCGCCCCAAGGCCGGACCTGTGGATCAAGGCGACTTGTTCTAG
- a CDS encoding DUF2093 domain-containing protein, producing the protein MNAIDPSSGPASLHYGDGEFAVLKPGPYVVCAVSGKTIPLEALRYWSAERQEPYASPAEALTRMVPAE; encoded by the coding sequence ATGAACGCCATCGATCCCTCCTCCGGCCCCGCCTCCCTGCACTATGGCGACGGCGAGTTCGCCGTGCTCAAGCCCGGCCCCTATGTGGTCTGCGCCGTGTCGGGCAAGACCATCCCGCTGGAGGCGCTGCGCTACTGGTCGGCGGAACGGCAGGAGCCCTACGCCAGCCCGGCCGAGGCCCTGACCCGTATGGTCCCCGCCGAGTGA
- a CDS encoding M23 family metallopeptidase yields the protein MTPSRRGLIVGAGSALLASTAPPVFADAPSLTLNGQWKQGGFAFGRTWPRAAIYVDGEPLTAASEHGLFVVGFDRDAGPSTTIEARSALTSLSRTLDIAPGTFPESRIDGLPPATVEPTDPALLERIKEEAALKAVGFASKADTDDFRDGFIWPLETYRISSLWGAQRILNGTPARPHYGIDLAAPQGTPIRAPADGVVAFSRSGMHFEGGLVLIDHGQGLVSCYLHQSQIDVAVGQRLTRGQEIGCVGMEGRATGPHLCWRMKWRDRNMDPSQMIGVSVPTT from the coding sequence GTGACCCCCAGCCGTCGGGGCCTGATCGTCGGCGCCGGGTCGGCCTTGCTGGCCTCCACGGCCCCGCCGGTCTTCGCCGACGCGCCCAGCCTGACGCTGAACGGCCAGTGGAAACAGGGCGGCTTCGCCTTCGGCCGCACCTGGCCCCGCGCCGCCATCTATGTCGACGGCGAGCCCCTGACGGCGGCGTCGGAGCACGGCCTGTTCGTGGTCGGCTTCGACCGCGACGCCGGCCCCTCGACCACGATCGAGGCGCGCTCGGCCCTAACGAGCCTGAGCCGCACCCTGGACATCGCCCCCGGGACCTTCCCCGAGAGCCGGATCGACGGCCTGCCGCCCGCAACGGTCGAGCCGACCGATCCGGCCCTGCTGGAGCGGATCAAGGAAGAGGCGGCGCTCAAGGCCGTCGGCTTCGCCAGCAAGGCCGATACGGACGATTTCCGCGACGGCTTCATCTGGCCTTTGGAAACCTACCGGATTTCAAGCCTGTGGGGGGCGCAGCGGATCCTGAACGGCACCCCTGCCCGGCCCCACTACGGCATCGACCTGGCCGCGCCCCAGGGGACCCCGATCCGCGCGCCCGCCGACGGCGTCGTGGCCTTCAGCCGCTCGGGCATGCATTTCGAGGGCGGCCTGGTGTTGATCGACCACGGTCAGGGCTTGGTCAGCTGTTACCTGCACCAGTCGCAGATCGACGTCGCCGTGGGCCAGAGGCTGACGCGCGGTCAGGAAATCGGCTGCGTCGGGATGGAGGGCCGCGCCACCGGTCCTCACCTGTGCTGGCGCATGAAATGGCGGGACCGGAACATGGACCCGTCGCAGATGATCGGCGTCTCGGTGCCCACAACCTGA
- a CDS encoding response regulator gives MRTIASAILQSAGIRKIREVGDGAAALEALREAPVDIAIVDFNMFPLDGVEFTRLVRNSPDSPNPYLPIIMMTGHSERHKVMAARDAGVTEFVVKPITAKAIFDRIQAVIVRPRAFVKADDYFGPDRRRANAAGYAGPFRRITDGK, from the coding sequence ATGCGCACGATCGCGTCCGCGATCCTGCAATCCGCCGGCATCCGCAAGATCCGCGAGGTCGGCGACGGCGCCGCCGCGCTCGAGGCCCTGCGCGAGGCGCCCGTCGATATCGCGATCGTCGACTTCAACATGTTCCCGCTGGACGGGGTCGAGTTCACCCGCCTGGTCCGCAACAGCCCGGACAGCCCCAATCCCTACCTGCCGATCATCATGATGACCGGTCATTCGGAGAGGCATAAGGTCATGGCGGCGCGCGACGCCGGGGTGACCGAGTTCGTGGTCAAGCCGATCACCGCCAAGGCCATCTTCGACCGCATCCAGGCCGTGATCGTGCGCCCCCGCGCCTTCGTGAAGGCCGACGACTATTTCGGACCGGATCGCCGCCGCGCCAACGCCGCCGGCTATGCAGGGCCGTTCCGCCGGATCACCGACGGCAAATAG
- a CDS encoding lysophospholipid acyltransferase family protein, which produces MPGEDHRIPLGQDLIWRIEAVAFAALFALLRALGVERASNFGGWLLRTLGPLVGTHKIVRRNLKIAFPDMPVAERDRLAVEQWDRTGRTFAELAVMDRLTPEGGRVEVVGIERLHAVRDSGKPVVLISGHLANFEVMAAVIMSAGVPCQVTYRAANNPYVDALIRQSRERYGIRLFAPKGDGTRELMAGMKRGDSIALLVDQKYNQGPEVRFFDEPVNASPGAARLALRFGTVMQPLSVVRLPGVRFRVTAHEPIAVPDTGDKTGDVLRGIQAANTFVEDRVREVPEDWFWVHKRWPDSVYQALGPLDA; this is translated from the coding sequence TTGCCTGGTGAAGACCACAGGATTCCGCTGGGTCAGGACCTGATCTGGCGGATCGAGGCCGTGGCGTTCGCGGCCCTCTTCGCCCTGCTCAGGGCGTTGGGGGTCGAGCGCGCCTCGAATTTCGGCGGCTGGCTGCTGCGGACCCTCGGGCCGCTGGTCGGGACGCACAAGATCGTCCGCCGCAATCTGAAGATCGCCTTCCCCGACATGCCCGTCGCCGAGCGCGACCGGCTGGCGGTGGAGCAATGGGATCGGACGGGCCGTACCTTCGCCGAGCTGGCCGTCATGGACCGGCTGACGCCCGAGGGCGGCCGGGTCGAGGTCGTGGGCATCGAGCGGCTGCACGCCGTGCGCGACAGCGGCAAGCCTGTAGTGCTGATCTCGGGCCACCTGGCCAATTTCGAGGTCATGGCGGCGGTGATCATGTCGGCGGGCGTGCCGTGCCAGGTGACCTACCGCGCCGCCAACAACCCCTATGTCGACGCCCTCATCCGCCAGAGCCGCGAGCGCTACGGCATCCGTCTGTTCGCGCCCAAGGGCGACGGCACGCGCGAACTGATGGCCGGGATGAAGCGCGGCGATTCCATCGCCCTGCTGGTCGACCAGAAATACAATCAGGGCCCCGAGGTCCGCTTCTTCGACGAGCCGGTCAACGCCTCGCCGGGCGCCGCGCGTCTGGCCCTGAGGTTCGGCACGGTGATGCAGCCCCTGTCGGTGGTGCGCCTGCCCGGCGTGCGCTTCCGTGTCACCGCCCATGAGCCGATCGCGGTTCCGGACACCGGCGACAAGACCGGCGACGTCCTGCGCGGCATCCAGGCGGCCAATACCTTCGTCGAGGACCGCGTGCGCGAGGTCCCGGAGGACTGGTTCTGGGTTCACAAGCGCTGGCCTGACAGCGTCTATCAGGCGCTCGGCCCGCTCGACGCCTGA
- a CDS encoding SDR family NAD(P)-dependent oxidoreductase, with product MELFDLTGKVAIITGSSKGIGKAIAERLAEHGAKVVISSRKAGPCDEVAEAINGKYGEGTAIAVPANIASKEDLQRLVDETNKTFGKIDILVCNAASNPYAGPMAGIADEQFEKIFHNNVLANHWLVQMVAPQMLERKDGAILIISSIGGLRGNALIGAYNVSKAADMQLARNLAVEFGPSNVRVNCIAPGLVQTDFAKYLWENPEILEKTVEPNPLKRIGQPDEIAGTAVYLCSPAAAYVTGQTLVVDGGLTIAW from the coding sequence ATGGAACTGTTCGATCTGACCGGCAAGGTCGCCATCATCACCGGATCGTCCAAGGGAATCGGCAAGGCCATCGCCGAGCGGCTGGCCGAACACGGCGCCAAGGTGGTCATCTCCTCGCGCAAGGCCGGGCCCTGCGACGAGGTCGCCGAGGCCATCAACGGCAAGTACGGCGAGGGCACGGCCATCGCCGTTCCCGCCAACATCGCCTCTAAGGAGGATCTGCAGCGGCTGGTCGATGAGACCAACAAGACCTTCGGCAAGATCGACATCCTGGTCTGCAACGCCGCGTCGAACCCCTATGCCGGGCCGATGGCGGGGATCGCCGACGAGCAGTTCGAGAAGATCTTCCACAACAACGTCCTGGCCAACCACTGGCTGGTCCAGATGGTCGCGCCCCAGATGCTGGAGCGGAAGGACGGGGCCATCCTGATCATCTCGTCGATCGGCGGTCTTCGCGGGAACGCCCTGATCGGCGCCTACAACGTATCGAAGGCCGCCGACATGCAGCTGGCGCGCAACCTGGCCGTCGAGTTCGGGCCGTCGAACGTGCGGGTGAACTGCATCGCGCCCGGCCTGGTCCAGACCGACTTCGCCAAATACCTGTGGGAGAACCCCGAGATCCTGGAAAAGACCGTCGAGCCCAATCCGCTGAAGCGGATCGGCCAGCCGGACGAGATCGCCGGCACCGCCGTCTATCTCTGCTCCCCGGCGGCGGCCTATGTGACGGGCCAGACGCTGGTCGTGGACGGCGGACTGACGATTGCCTGGTGA
- the tipF gene encoding flagella assembly cyclic-di-GMP phosphodiesterase TipF yields MRALTTAFLFFGYVFLAMTVGAFLWRLGLGGGSAFAAAVGSLGLLGTLHLFLTGGSQRKALRAEIAQVREAHRLLADAMESTQGALTELAQAIEAGALTNTEELTGEVRILEGLIQQMSESIEERLTVAPMIAPDSPDAIRRQQGNILLKTVHDALSENRVDLYLQPVVSLPQRRTIFYESFTRLRDSTDRIMMPAEYLSIAEGEGLVPAIDNLLLFRCAQIVRRLARQDRKVGVFCNVALSSLGDETFFPQFLDFLSENRDLNQALIFELGQANFDARGAVEARNMARLADLGFRFSIDKVQTLDLNFADLQRSDVRFIKVAADLLIEQLLDLDGGSPIPSLRDIQAADFAHLTRRYGIEVIAEKCENERQIVDILELDISMGQGHLFGEPRAIKEQVLAETDPPADFVRSTLLSAEKRRRYA; encoded by the coding sequence ATGCGCGCACTGACGACCGCCTTCCTGTTCTTCGGCTACGTCTTCCTGGCGATGACGGTGGGCGCCTTTCTGTGGCGACTGGGCCTGGGCGGTGGCTCGGCCTTCGCCGCGGCCGTGGGCTCGCTCGGTCTGCTGGGGACCCTGCACCTGTTCCTGACCGGCGGATCGCAGCGTAAGGCCCTGCGCGCCGAGATCGCCCAGGTCCGCGAGGCGCACCGGCTGCTGGCCGACGCGATGGAGTCGACGCAAGGCGCCCTGACCGAACTGGCCCAGGCCATCGAGGCCGGCGCCCTGACCAATACCGAGGAGCTGACGGGCGAGGTCCGCATCCTCGAAGGCCTGATCCAGCAGATGAGCGAATCCATCGAGGAGCGGCTGACCGTCGCCCCGATGATCGCCCCCGACAGCCCCGACGCCATCCGCCGCCAGCAGGGCAATATCCTGCTCAAGACGGTGCACGACGCCCTGTCGGAGAACCGCGTCGACCTCTATCTGCAGCCGGTCGTCAGCCTGCCGCAGCGCCGGACCATCTTCTACGAGAGCTTCACCCGCCTGCGCGACTCGACCGACCGCATCATGATGCCGGCCGAATATCTGTCGATCGCCGAGGGCGAGGGTCTGGTGCCCGCCATTGACAACCTGCTGCTGTTCCGCTGCGCCCAGATCGTGCGCCGTCTGGCGCGTCAGGACCGCAAGGTCGGCGTCTTCTGCAACGTGGCGCTGTCCTCGCTGGGCGATGAGACCTTCTTCCCGCAGTTCCTCGACTTCCTCTCGGAGAACCGCGACCTGAACCAGGCCCTGATCTTCGAACTGGGTCAGGCGAACTTCGACGCGCGCGGCGCGGTCGAGGCCCGCAACATGGCCCGTCTGGCCGATCTCGGCTTCCGCTTCTCGATCGACAAGGTCCAGACGCTGGATCTGAACTTCGCCGACCTGCAGCGCTCGGACGTCCGCTTCATCAAGGTCGCCGCCGACCTGCTGATCGAACAGCTGCTGGATCTGGACGGCGGTTCGCCGATCCCAAGCCTGCGCGACATCCAGGCCGCCGACTTCGCCCATCTGACCCGCCGCTACGGCATCGAGGTCATTGCCGAAAAGTGTGAGAACGAGCGCCAGATCGTCGACATCCTCGAGCTCGACATCTCCATGGGCCAAGGCCATTTGTTCGGCGAGCCGCGCGCCATCAAGGAGCAGGTGCTGGCTGAGACCGATCCGCCCGCCGACTTCGTCCGCTCGACCCTGCTGTCGGCGGAGAAGAGGCGTCGGTACGCGTAA
- a CDS encoding copper resistance protein B yields MRAALLPMLLPLAVATPVLAQTADPHAGHDMSGMTMAPAQTPPAQTPPAQTPAKPTADPHAGHDMSGMSMPGMTMRPPEIPSSADDAGRPPRQPTPAAALSGPAHAADRYFDPTAMAAAREAMLAENGDVRTTGVVVDRLEAGLGDGDTTWLWDVQGWSGGDINRFWWKSEGEGGSELEEAEVQALYSRAVRPFWDLQAGVRQTFRPDLKDTTDLVLGVQGLAPHWFEIDAAAFLSTEGDLSARIEAEYDQRLTQKWILQPRAEVTLAASDAPDIEVGSGLSSLELGLRLRYEIRREFAPYAGVEWTRRFGETADLAGEGEDLRVVVGLRTWF; encoded by the coding sequence ATGCGCGCCGCTCTGCTTCCGATGCTTCTGCCGCTGGCCGTCGCGACGCCCGTGCTCGCCCAGACCGCCGATCCCCATGCGGGCCACGACATGAGCGGGATGACGATGGCGCCCGCCCAGACACCGCCCGCCCAGACACCGCCTGCCCAGACCCCCGCAAAGCCAACAGCCGATCCCCACGCCGGGCACGACATGAGCGGCATGAGCATGCCCGGGATGACCATGAGGCCGCCGGAAATCCCGAGCAGCGCCGACGACGCCGGGCGGCCGCCGCGCCAGCCGACGCCCGCCGCCGCCCTGAGCGGGCCGGCCCACGCCGCCGATCGCTATTTCGACCCGACCGCCATGGCCGCCGCGCGCGAGGCCATGCTGGCCGAGAACGGGGACGTGCGAACGACCGGCGTGGTCGTCGACCGGCTGGAAGCGGGGTTAGGCGACGGCGACACCACCTGGCTCTGGGACGTCCAGGGCTGGAGCGGCGGCGACATCAACCGCTTCTGGTGGAAGTCGGAGGGGGAGGGCGGCTCGGAACTCGAGGAGGCCGAGGTTCAGGCCCTCTACAGCCGCGCCGTCCGGCCCTTCTGGGACCTGCAGGCCGGTGTCCGCCAGACCTTCCGGCCCGATCTGAAGGACACGACCGACCTTGTGCTGGGCGTTCAGGGTCTCGCCCCGCACTGGTTCGAGATCGACGCCGCCGCCTTCCTCTCGACCGAAGGCGATCTCTCGGCCCGGATCGAGGCCGAGTACGACCAGAGGCTCACGCAGAAATGGATCCTGCAGCCGCGCGCCGAGGTGACGCTGGCGGCGTCTGACGCGCCGGATATCGAGGTGGGTTCGGGCCTGTCGTCGCTCGAGCTGGGTCTGCGCCTGCGCTACGAGATCCGGCGCGAGTTCGCGCCCTATGCCGGTGTCGAATGGACCCGTAGGTTCGGTGAGACGGCCGATCTCGCGGGGGAGGGGGAAGACCTGCGGGTGGTCGTCGGCCTCAGGACCTGGTTCTAA